The nucleotide sequence AatagtttaaaaacaaggaatgacacaaaaaaaccccacaaagtggtgggttaactcaacaagtcagcaagcatctctggacaacatgtataggtgacgtttcaggtcagacccCTTCTTCAGCCTTAGAAAAATAGTTTGACTGTAATGTAGGAAAGGTGATGAGTTCTAGGTAATGCAAGTAGTTGCCAAGGTGCAGGGGTGATGTTCTGAAGGATCACAGAGTCTGGAGACTGCATCAGGGGGATTGTGAAATCAGCTGCCAGGAGATAATTGAGGGTGGTgcgattacaacatttaaaagatatttggacagatacatggacaagAAGAGTTTAGAGAGGTATGGGGCAAACGTgagaaagtgggactagtgtaggtgggacatcttggtcagtatgggcaagtagggccgaagggcctgtttccatgcagtgtgattctatgagaataaacttttccacccagagaacaCAGAATCTACCTCAGCCAGAAAAACTCTAAAGGAATCCCAGCAAGTTAACTAAACAACCAGCTACAATTTCTGAGTTTAATCAAGTAATAGTCTCAGAGCAAATCCATCCATTTGGAAATAACTTCCCTCCAACACAAAGAGTGTGTGTTACCTGTAGCAGGGGGTGGTCCGGGAAGAGGGAGCATGTGTGCCCATCAGGGCCGATTCCCAGGagcagcaagtcaaagactggtatGTTCTCACCTGGAAACAGCTGAAGGAGAAAAACACAGACGGAGGGTCAACACAACACAAGGGATCTGGAAACGAGGAGTCCTGCTCGAGGTGACAATGTTGGTGGAGATCAGACAGGGGGGTACACTATTGGCActgagaaaggaaagatttaggaacccgagggggcaactttctcactcagaggatgataagtatatggaatgagctgccagaggaggtagttgaggcaggtgcaaaaatagtttaaaaaaaatatatttttattagtagtgtacaataatataagacatgaataacatattgcattttgtgtacaacttcttattttaaatttaatagtaaaaAAGAAAGAGTGAAAAAGGAAGAAATAGAGAAAAAGAGAATTTTATATATAGTGATATTATTAGTTCAAGAGGAAATAGTAAAGAAAAATCCCATGGGGCTGTATAGCCTGAAGGAGAAAACAAAAAAGTGAagtgaaataagaaaaaaaaaagagaataaagaaaaaaaagagagaaaagagagaagtaaaaaagggatatacctacttcgtatctttacccacccctcacccagttctgaaacaattaatttctaagtttgcgttgcaccatatgcttgtaataagtcgataaagggagaccaaatctttaagaattgatctgatttgcctgataggacgaatctcatatcttcaagatgtaacatttccgacATATTGAGCGTTGGTGTggatgcatttttccagaatttaagtattagtttttttgccgttattaagcaCAAAAatagtatttaaaagacatttggacaggtacattgatgggaaatgggacgagcttagatggggaatTTGGTCGGCAAGggcgagttgggttgaagggcctgcttctgtgccatATGACTAGCACTAACAAATTCCAAATTGCCATGAAACGCCATgtggggcaacacagtggtgtagctggcaggaagagctgctgcctcacagtgccagagacccaggtgcgatcctgacttgtgtggagtttgcatgttcgccctgAGACCTCCCGTTATTTCTGAAAGTTCTCTGCAATTCATGATGTCTTTTGCCAGTGAAAACATTCCCCTTGTTATTGATGATAATTCCAGTCTGGAACTAGTTTGCATCAAAAAACACTGCTTTATAGAATCCTTCCCGCACCTCGCATCACTCCAATTATCCCCAAGAACCATCAGCACCTTTGGCCTAATATGAAGAGAAAGCAGGTCTCAATTTCTGTCCTCGCCATTGCACCAGATCAATTGAATGCTGCAATGTACGGGCACACCATTAAATGCTGGCCAGTACTGTACCTCTCTCAATTTCTCCGCGTACTTGTCTGCAGCTTCATCCACAGGCAGCGAGGGGTTAATTGCAACCACTTGATTATTGGGAATGGAGATCTTGGAGAACAGTTGCTTCTGAAACAGATAATGCAGTGGTTTTAGGTTTACTTTTGAACACGTgtacaagatacagtgaaaagcgttacttgcatgctatccaaacaaatcggAAATATTATtcctaaatacaatcaagtcaaactcaagtttgatagagcaaaggggaagatacagagtgcacaatgtagtttgctgccttacatcgccagagaccctggttcgatccagaccaagggtgctgtctgcacgggctttgtacgttcttcctgtggctgcgtgaattttctccgggtaCACTTAGTCCTAATTTGGTTGACACCAGCCCTAAGAGTCAGCCCCATCTAAAAAAACATTGACCGCAAATGCCCCCAACCATTAACTCCTTAAACCAAGCAGTGACCTATTCCATGACCAGACTCAAGAAATCCTCAACTCATGCTGTGACACATTTGGACCATTAGGAGTTAGATAGGAGTTTGAATGAGGATATGGCCCCAATGTAGGTAAATAGGACTAgcacagaatgccaacttgaggatgaggggggggaaccttacaccttgaagcttaccaaatagtgaaaggcctggatagagtggatgtttccactagtggagagtctaggaccagaggccatagcctcaaaataaaaggatgtacctttagaaaggagatgaggagcactttctttaaacagagggtggtgaatctgtggaattcattgccagacagTGATGGGGGCCAagttaattaatatttttatggcagagatgaacagattcttgatcagaggttatggggcgaagacaggggaatggggttgggaggaaaagatagattagccatgattgaatggcggattagacttcatgggctgaatggcctaattctgctcctagaacttatgacagggcaagccgaagggcttgtttctttgCAATTATTGCACCATGTTTGTATGGCATTGTTTCTCAAACCCCAAGACTGACCCTCTGCTCATTCCCTAAACTACCCattccacccctcatcctcctcactACCTGCGCCGACCACACACCCACTCCGACCAACCCTCAACTCCCCTTGCACCCACCCACCATTCCCCCTCCCCAAACCGACCACCCATCCCAGTCTCCCCTGTACACACCCACCGCCCATTCCCTACACCCACCCTCCATtacctacacccacccccccattccatgcacccacccccccattccctgcaccccccccattCCCTACACCCACCCTCCCCATTCCCTACATCCCCCCCATtccctacacccacccccccattcTACGCCCACTCCCCCATTCCCTACGCCCACCGCCCCCATTCCCTACGCCCACCCCCAATCCCTGCACCCACCCACCCCATTCCCTGCACCCACCCTCCCATTCCCTGCACCCACCCTCCCATTCCCTACATCCACCCCCCATTCCATGCTCACCCACCCCATTCcctacacccacccaccccccatatTCCCTACATCCCCCAACCCCATTCCTTACACCCCCCGATATTCCCTACATCCCCCATTCCctacatccacccccccccccacattccctACATCCACCGCCCCCATTCCCTACACTGACCACCCAACCCCCACCCATAACTCACCCtctccaccctgcccccaccccttccttcacccacccaccatcctcccccattccctgcccccacccacattccctgcccccaccccttccttcacccacccacccccattccctgcccccacccacccccattccctgcccccaccctgcccccattccctgcccccacccacccaccaccctcgccccctcccctcccgcagGCCCCGAGCGCTTTACCCGGTACAGTCCGCATGTGCTCTGCGGGTCATCGAAGGGGACGAGGCGCTCGTCGCAGAAGCCGAGGATCCAGCGCTGACTGTCGGCTCCGGGCATCCGCGACTCGCGCTCCAGGGCGGCGGGTAACTCTGCCGCCAACAGCGGCACCAACCCGCCGCCCGACACGGCCACGGCGAAGCGGCCTCGGCTCTGGACCGCCTGGCTGGCGGCGCCCACCACGAATGTACCCAGGGCCGGGCCCAGCTCTTTAGGCGACGGGAAGACGCGGACCCGGGGAGACAACATGGCGGCTCCGGCTGGGGGAATGTTCCGCCCCCGACGCCTCATTGGCCGAGACCCCGTCAAACCCGCACTTGATTGCCCCATTCCAACGTCAATCTCCCGTCTAAAGCCCGCCCCCACTGGCCCTGTTTAGTCATATGTAATGTGATTGGTGCCTGGATGTGAGCGGCCCGCCCTTCGATTATCTCCG is from Amblyraja radiata isolate CabotCenter1 chromosome 35, sAmbRad1.1.pri, whole genome shotgun sequence and encodes:
- the pgls gene encoding 6-phosphogluconolactonase, whose translation is MGQSSAGLTGSRPMRRRGRNIPPAGAAMLSPRVRVFPSPKELGPALGTFVVGAASQAVQSRGRFAVAVSGGGLVPLLAAELPAALERESRMPGADSQRWILGFCDERLVPFDDPQSTCGLYRKQLFSKISIPNNQVVAINPSLPVDEAADKYAEKLRELFPGENIPVFDLLLLGIGPDGHTCSLFPDHPLLQEQSKIIAPISDSPKPPPKRITMTLPLLNAARNAVFVVTGESKASILKDILEGHQKNPLPAARIKLAKGEVHWFIDEAAASKLTMKVERVHK